The Besnoitia besnoiti strain Bb-Ger1 chromosome Unknown contig00133, whole genome shotgun sequence genomic sequence tgtatcgttattatcacattataagtagctatcgtctctgtaaaatgatccgcgatccagaactgtataactcaaatcgaataaacaaagacattatagttcctagaatactgaagatgactccggttatgagatacagacaaccaagttctttatgattgcagtacaccaccacccactggactgcttaagacagctaaaagtgttggatttcaatatcctactacattaagattattccacatcggttatgttctaggcgtaatatatggattcttgttctcactcatcttaacagcgagagaaaactactactcagatgctagtctaatcagtagcatcgtacttggagttatcatctctgagacaggattatttatcagctttttctggggagtatatactacgagttggactactggtttagatcttgaaggtctttgtttaccggatccaagttctcttgtgcttttcatgaccatcatgttaagtgcattaagtatagtggtatccagcgtatatttgaaaaaccaacatttgtatacaagctgtacgaatatcatgacattcactttggtagtcgccttcttaatgttagtctgtacggaatacttaggactatctctttatattaatgataatgcatttggtaatggacttttcatcttaactggtatcattttagccatgttattgttggagctatccttgtattcttcactcaaagtatctatagttctttagttacttacatgcctacaagctctataatgctaagcaaatctaaaggtatgttatgcaagatctttacagaaccattcactattttatatctacactttgtagaaaccatgtggatattaatccacattacattctatctctaaatcatataacggtcgtaaggtacgccggggataacaggtcagataatattgggagttctaatcctcggattgtatcagcacctccatgtcggctcattactcccttgttattgaacaagattcagttaggaacgctagttcaccgtcagatgtaatacgtgagctgggttaagaacgtctggagacagtttgttccctatctaccatattatctaattggtttaattttcttacaaacggcttttggtttgattgaattatcgcacccagataactccataccagtgaaccggtttgtaactccgcttcatatcgtacctgaatggtactttttagcatattatgcggtgttaaaagtaatcccatccaaaaccggtggtttgttagtatttatgttatcaacatgtcaatgaaatatcaacaacgatgaaacttatttggttaacataacaacatagaaggtaaagctggattacgttcaaactttacactggatacgtttcaatgttaacttactaaataccatgggagaagagaatctaatatgtaactccgttcatggaaatcaaaaagagctttcactgattgtatttatgaaacgtgattagttcacctagccaacacgatccggttgtttgggaataatatccctatttaagggattgatatgtgctacaataacacagtcggtacgaagtcgaaacaaggtagttgatggtgaaccagtggctgaacaaacctttttattgattatgctgactttagtcccgagaaactacagttctgcttaaactgaggagtcaagtaggtacaaaccgtacaaggattaattatgtccatctgtgcatctaagttgagactatcggttatatattttagacgctaacttcccggctaaactttgacttattaaaccagcctgggatcataaaagtactatgtatggtaagattgagcgtgaacattggatgtcaccatggttatagttacggtacatatataaaatctacagtacgatttgagatttgttacgtgacgagcggtgtgtttaagactagtttacatgcgctcattttaatatgtagttatttaacgaagttctattgtgctagcatggtttcgagaacacaccaaatttccatgagtctattccgggcacacctcgtcttttatcggtgtgctctcaatctaaattcatcttataactttggtttcttagttgcaattacctttgtactccaaataattacaggtatcactttagcgttccgatatacttctgaagcatcttgtgcatttgctagtgttcaacatctagttagagaggtagcagcaggatgggaatttaggatgttgcatgcaacaactgcttctttcgtcttcttgtgtatcttaatacacatgtctcgaggtatgtataactccagctatagttatttaactactgcttggatgtctggtttagttttatatctacttactatagccactgctttcctcggttatgtactaccatggggacagatgagtttctggggtgctacagtcattactaatctcctttctccaataccatatttagtaccttggttactcggtggatactatgtatctgatgtaacattaaaacgattctttgtattgcactttatattaccttttgtaggttgcattctaattgtattacacatcttctatttacatttaaatggttctagtaaccctgcaggtattgattccgcacttaaagtagccttctatcctcatatgttaatgaccgatgctaaatgtctatcctatctaattggtttaattttcttacaaacggcttttggtttgattgaattatcgcacccagataactccataccagtgaaccggtttgtaactccgcttcatatcgtacctgaatggtactttttagcatattatgcggtgttaaaagtaatcccatccaaaaccggtggtttgttagtatttatgtcctctctcattaacttagctcttttatctgaaattcgagctttgaatactcgaatgttgatacgacaacattttatgactcgaaatgtagtcagtggatgggtaattatttgggtatacagtatgatcttcttgattattattggtagtgctattccacaagcgacttatatcttatatggtagattagctactatcgtatatcttactaccggattggttctatgcttatactaaatcaatagttataatgactacagcttccaagcaaacatgattaccgtgatattgaaatccaacacttttagctgtcttaagcagtccagtggggtggtggtgtactgcaatcataaagaacttggttgtctgtatctcataaccggagtcatcttcagtattctaggaactataatgtctttgtttattcgatttgagtgaacacataagatcatcgaatttaacggtatgctcctgaaagtaacggtacaagctgtaaacaaaggactccttaacttaaactgaggagtcaagtaggtacaaaccgtacaaggattaattatgtccatctgtgcatctaagttgagactatcggttatatattttagacgctaacttccc encodes the following:
- a CDS encoding putative apocytochrome b (encoded by transcript BESB_024680); the protein is MSAHYSLVIEQDSFVPYLPYYLIGLIFLQTAFGLIELSHPDNSIPVNRFVTPLHIVPEWYFLAYYAVLKVIPSKTGGLLVFMLSTCQ
- a CDS encoding cytochrome b (encoded by transcript BESB_024690), giving the protein MSLFRAHLVFYRCALNLNSSYNFGFLVAITFVLQIITGITLAFRYTSEASCAFASVQHLVREVAAGWEFRMLHATTASFVFLCILIHMSRGMYNSSYSYLTTAWMSGLVLYLLTIATAFLGYVLPWGQMSFWGATVITNLLSPIPYLVPWLLGGYYVSDVTLKRFFVLHFILPFVGCILIVLHIFYLHLNGSSNPAGIDSALKVAFYPHMLMTDAKCLSYLIGLIFLQTAFGLIELSHPDNSIPVNRFVTPLHIVPEWYFLAYYAVLKVIPSKTGGLLVFMSSLINLALLSEIRALNTRMLIRQHFMTRNVVSGWVIIWVYSMIFLIIIGSAIPQATYILYGRLATIVYLTTGLVLCLY